The genomic window GCACCGTTTCATTTTCTTTCACATATACACCTCAGGACTGTTGATAACGACGGGCAGGAATTGTTACGATATCCCGGGGAATAGAGTGTTTATCCTGCCGGAGTACCTTTGAAAGTTCCCTGAATTCACGGCCGTAGGCTTCTGAAAGTTGTTTTCCGTATTTAACTCCGTGCATCGTCAGGACATATTCATAGCGCTGGTGGAACCTGTTATACTTTTCATAATAACGCAGGTCTTCGTCCACTATACCCATTGCCACGAGCAGCTGGATGTCCTCAAAAACCCGGTTGCTATAAGGAAAACCATAGTCCCGATGGAATTTATAGTCAAAGAGATTACGAAGGCTTACATCTTCACTGAACCGCTGGACCATGCGATATATCCAGGTTATATTACGTAAACGGGGAATTGAGATAAAACCATCTTCCTCTTTCCAGAAGATGGAATTAACGGTATAGAACAACAAAATCAGCCCCTCTATGGGCAGGTAATTTTCCTGGCGTATGAATCTCAGCAACTGAGGAGACAGGGTGTCAACAGTATGGCCTACAACATCCTTAAGCTGTGCGGATTCTGGGCATCCGACACCATCAACAGGAGAAAAAACAACCAGTGAAAGTTGCCTGGAAATTGCCCTGACCAGACCGTTTGCAAGGGCAGATTCATCATAAAAGAAACTATCCTCACCGTTCACAACAACCCTTGTACTGCGAGGCACTCCGCTGGCAACACTCAAGTCTACAAAAACATCCCCTATTCTCTTTTCAAGCTGTTCCTCGAACATCTTCTTTGCCACACCATGCCTGGCGATTGTAGACAGGGCCATGCGGGTTGCCGGATTGAGGGTTTTCTGGTTAAATCGCACAATCGGGTCACAGATATTTCCCGCCAGGACTGAACTGATAAGCTGTTGTGCCTGATTGCTGCCATATGTTTTAATGAAATAGAGCAAGTCCGCATCATTATATTCAGTGAAAAACAAACCCACCTGGTTATTCACAGATTCTGCATCCTTCTTTTCCCCGAATATAGCCAGAGCATTTTCAAGAGCTCGCAATAACATAATCCTGGCAGACTGGGTATGAGGATGATGGACTATAGCATTATAGTGATGTGCACGTGCTATGAGCATTGATTCAGCAACCGTCAATGTCATATCTTCATCGTAACTGCAACCCTCCTTTCTACCCAGTACGATATTGCCATTACGGATGCTCAGGTTCTGTATAATCTGATCCACGTCTATTAATCCCAGGGATATGCCGGTGTGATAGGAATCACGAAGCAAAAAATCTATTCGATCCGCATCTATATCACCGGATATTAACTGTCCCAGATAGGGTTTCTCCAGAAAGGAGGATTTACCTGTTGCCATGAGGGCAATTTGATCGAAAAAATCAACAGGATCCTGACCCAGCTCATCCTCAACTTTTCTTGCAATATTTCCGTTGTTTGCAAAACAATTTCTTATGACATATTCACTGAAAGCTTCGTGGTTTTCCCTAATTATACCACCGTATTGTGGCTTGATATCAGGATTGCGTTTTAGGACATCTTCCACGGCATGAGAATATGCAGAGTGGCCTACATCATGCAAAAGACCTGCAACCTCTACTTTCACTTTATCCTCTTGCGGCAGAGACAGGGCATCGGCTATCAGGGACGCCATATGCATGGTACCCAGGCTATGTTCAAACCTGCTGTGCTTTGCACCCGGATAAACGATATCAACAAGGCCTAGCTGCTGGATGGAACGTAACCTCTGCACCTGAGGAGTTTCTACCAGTTCCTTTTGGAGAGGAGTCAACAGGATGGTTTTATGCACAGGATCATGAATAGCCCTTGAACTGACCATGGATGTGTATTTAGGTGGAAGATATATATAAAGGTGTAAAATATCTCAATCAGACCTAATTAATTATCACCAGAGTGAAACATAATGAGAACAATTCAATGGAATGCTGAGAATTCTACCGTGAGAATGATCGACCAGACCCTGTTGCCTGTCGAATACAGGGAAATCGAATGTGAAAATCTTGCCCAGCTGTGTGAAGCAATCAAATCATTACGGGTCAGGGGAGCACCCGCATTGGCAGCAGCAGGTGCCTATGGTATTGCCCTTGCCAGCAAACTCAGCAGTGCAAATGATATGGAAAGCCTCCTGGAAGATCTCAAAAATGCCGCACGGATCATCCTGGCAACCCGACCCACAGCTATAAACCTGGGATGGGGAATACACCGGGTTATCAAAGCGGTCTCAGAGGCCTACGACACCGAGGGTATAAGGGACATAGCTCTCAACGAAGCCCAGGCTATTGCCGATGAAGATGTACAGATCAACAAAACTCTCGGCAAACATGGTGCTGCCCTGCTGGAAGACGGGGACACCGTGATGACCCACTGCAATGCCGGCAGACTGGCCTGTGTGGACTGGGGCACAGCCCTGGGAGTGGTACGCTCCGCTGTGGAACAGGGAAAAGATATCAATGTTATCGCATGTGAGACCCGGCCTTTGAACCAGGGAGGCCGGCTTACGACCTGGGAGCTGATGCAGGACAACATCCCGGTCAAACTGATCTCGGACTCCATGAGTGGTTATGTAATGCGCCACGAGCTTGTGGACAAGGTGATAGTCGGGGCAGACCGCATTACAGAAGATGCTGTATTCAACAAGATCGGAACCTACAGCCATGCGATAGTGGCCATGGAACATGAAATTCCCTTTTATGTAGCAGCTCCTGCCTCAACCTTTGATTTCAAGGGCTGGGAAGGCAGCGTGAAGATAGAGGAGCGAAGTCCTGATGAATTGCGCTACATGCAGGGAGTACAGATAGCACCTGAAGATGTACCGGTTATCAATCCTGCTTTTGACAGCACACCGATGGAATATATTGAAGCGATAATTACAGAAAAAGGAATCTTCAGGCCACCATTCCTGATAGATGAAGTAAGAACCTGAGGGCGCAAACTTTTAAAGTATAAAATACAATCAGGGTACAAGTAAACAAAAGGAAAGAGCTGGAAGAATATGGGAAAAAAGAAACAGAGTAACAACGGATTGATGTCTTCTGCTGGTCTTATGAGATATTATGAAGAGGACAAAAGGGCAATCCACCTGGACCCAAAAGCAGTTATAGTCTTTGGATTGCTTTGTGGATTTGCTGTTCTTCTATTAAGCGCCAGTTATGGCACCTGGCCATAAAATAATATCCATTATAAAGAAAAAAAGGGCATTCAGCCCTGTCTGACTTTTTTAATCGTTTTAGAGATCTGTCTTGCCGTGGTAGTTCTGGATTCGTTCTTATCCACTAAGATGCGTCCGCTTTTCTCCCACCAGGAACGTGGATAAGCTTTGTCTTTTTGAACCTCTGGATTTAGGTCCAGAGACGCAGCTGCCTTTTCCATCTCTTCCAGGTTCGGCTCCTTTACTGAACTTTTGCGAGATATAATTCTTCCCTCATTCCTGCTTTTGGAACGATCTATGGAAGCCGGCCAGATTACAAGCCTGCCTTCATCTTTCATTAGCATGGTCCATAGATTGGAATTCATTAAATATAATTCTTGGTGATAAACAACCTCCAGATAAACCTAAAATAGTAAAGTGGCATCTAGTATAGCAAGTAGGAGAGTTTACAAATGGGCCTGTTCGGAACCAACGGAGTACGTGGTATAGCTAACGAATTCATTACACCTAAATTTGCAATAGACCTTGCCAGGAGTCTGGGGACCTATCTGGGAGAAGGTAAGACCGTAGCAATCGGAAGGGATACACGCATCTCAGGAGAGATGCTAAAAGCAGCTGCAATGTCCGGTTTACTTTCAGCAGGCATAAAAGTTATCGACATTGGAACCTGCCCAACCCCCTCTGTCCAGTATTATGTGCGCGACCATGCAGATGCAGGGATTGTTATTACTGCGTCCCACAACCCCCGGGAATACAACGGCATAAAACTTATAGACGCAGATGGTACCGAGTTTTCCAGAGAAGGAGAGAAAAAGGTCGAAAATATCTACAATACCGGCGAATTCCACACTGCTAACTGGAACCTGACAGGTGAACTGAACAGGGATTATAATGCCAATGATTACTACATCAACGGAATAATTTCATCGGTCAATTCCACAGAAATCAGCGCAAAACAATTCCGGGTGGCCATAGATACAGGATGTGGTGCAGGTTCTCTCACACTACCCCTATTATTGCGTAAACTGGGATGTGAGGTCATCACGATCAACGCCCAGCCGGATGGTACTTTCCCCTGGAGAAATCCCGAGCCAACACCCGATGTACTGGGAGAACTCAGGGATATTGTCAAAAACTACGATGCTGACCTGGGAGTTGCCCAGGACGGTGATGCAGACAGGGCAGTCTTCTTTGATGAAAATGGTACATTCATTGATGAAGAAATACTGCTTTCCATGATGGCAAAATATGTGCTAGCCTGTAAAAAAGGCCCAATAGTGACACCGGTAAGTTCATCCCGACGCATGCTGGACATTGCAGAAAAAGCAGGTGTAAAACTTCACTGGACAGCTGTAGGATCCATTAATGTAGCACGCAGGATGATGGAAATAGACGCTGTTTTTGGAGGAGAAGGTAATGGAGGCCTTATTTTCCCCGAACACCAGTATTGCAGGGATGGCGCAATGGCCTGTGCCAAATTACTTGACATAATGGCAGCTGGCGTGAAACCTTCACAGATGGCTGCAAATGTTCCAGAATACCACAACGCCAAAACAAAGTTGAAATGTGGTGATCTGGATAAGACACTTGAAAACGTAGCCAGCCGTGTACAGGGAGAGGGAATTGAGATTGATGCCACTGATGGTTTCAAGATATGGTATGAAGACGGGTGGTTACTGATACGCCCTTCCGGCACCGAACCAATTGTAAGGGTATTTGCCGAAGCTAAAACGGATCAAAAGGCAAAAGAACTGCTGGAAAGAGGAGAAAAAATAGTACTGGCTTCAATCCAGGATTAAACCATCAGGGTTTACCGCAGGATTCCCCGCAAATAATACCGGTGGCAATGAGATGTGCAACCCTCAAAGGTTCAGGGATATTGCTATGGGTGGCACTTAACTGGACTATCCTGGTGGCGGACATTTCATCGATGCCTGCACACTGGATGTAAACCGGTGTATGGGAATGAGAAGTTACCACCCTGGATATTCTGCCTGCTTTTTTTATTATCTCAAACCTTTCATCCGGGTATTCCAGATGATATAGAGCATTTTTTATATTCTCAAAATCGGGCATCGAGCGCATCAGCACAATCACACCCATCCCTGTAGATTCATTTAAGCGCACGATGTCAATCGGATTGAACCCACCGTATGTGACTCCATCCAGCATTATCACACGAGCCTGATTCCTGTGTTTGCTGGCTGATATCATCCTTATTAATGAATCGGTAGCATCCATACCATCCCTGGTAATGTAGGTGGATAACACTCCGTCAAGCCACATTCCCCCTCTGAAAAAAGTCCCTACCACAAGTATACGTTCACTTACCAGCGCCGAATCATCAATACCCAGGATCCTTATTTCCGGTTTTATATGAAAAAGAGAAAAGGGTATACCCCCTTTTAAGCAAACATTGCGCCCGGATGCTCATTAACTTGAGGTTGCCGGGGCTTTAGGACCTTATCGATGGCATCCATAAAGTCAGCCATTGTAACACTGTCACGATCATTGCGTACAGCAAACATACCGGCCTCGGTAGTCAGTGCATGCAGGTCCGCACCACTTGTATTTTCTGTAAGGGTGGCAAGTTTGTCAAAGTCAACATCCCGGGCAAGGGAAAGCCCTCTGGAATGAATCCTGAGGATCAAACTACGTGCTTCTTTATCCGGCATCGGAACCTCCACCATCCTATCAAAGCGACCCGGACGGATTATGGCAGGATCCAGGATGTCCACCCTGTTGGTGGCTGCAATTATACGAATATCACCCCGGTTCTCAAATCCATCCATCTCCGCAAGAAGTTGCATGAGAGTGCGCTGCACTTCCCTGTCAGCACCGTTGGTGTCACTCAGCCTGGTTGCTGCAATGGCATCGAGCTCATCTATGAAAATAATGCTGGGAGCTTTCTTTCTTGCCATATCGAAAACTTCCCTGACCAGCCGGGAACCTTCACCAATGTACTTTTGTACAAGTTCCGAACCCACAACACGGATAAAAGTTGCGTCAGTACGATGGGCTACCGCTTTTGCCATCATTGTTTTACCGGTGCCAGGCGGGCCGTGCAGAAGCACACCTTTAGGTGGTTCCACACCCACCCGTTCAAAAGACTCGGGTTTAATGAGCGGTAGTTCGACACATTCAATAATATCCTGGATCTGATGATCCAATCCACCGATATCTTCATAGCTCATATCCTGGGATTCCAGGACTTCCATTGCCGAAACTTCCGGTTCTTCTGTCGAGGGAAGAACATCCACTATGGAAAGGGTCTGCTGGTTCAGGGCAACCCTGACACCGGCAACCAATCTGGACTCATCTATGTACTGGGAAACCCCTACCATAAACTGGGGTCCCGAACTACTGCGTATCAATACTTTATTGGAATCAATGACATCAATGATATTTGCCACGATCAAAGGAACAGTCTTCAGTTTATTAATCTCAGAGCGAAGCTTGCGAACTTCTCGTTCATACTTCACTTTCTGGGATTCGACATACTTTTTTTCAGATTCGATCTGGTCGCACTGCTCTTTAAGTTTACTGTTGCGGGATTCGAGTTGTTTCATTCTGTCCAGAAGGTACTTTGAAAAGTCTTCGTCTCCTTCAGAACCCATATAATCATATTCAACATCGGACATATTTTTAAATCCGTAATTCCCCTGATTTATCGTATCATCACTAGTTTCGTTCATATAGCTCCGAATAATATTTAAGTCCATAGGTATATAGCACTTTCGAAAAGATGCATGGCAGCTTCCATGTAAGAGATGATTTTTTATGCAGTGTGAAATATGTGGTGCAGAGATAAAAGGGGAGCCTTTTAAGATAAATGTCGAGGGAAGCGAACTCAACGCCTGCAACCGATGTTCACAATACGGAACATCAGTAAGCACCCGGAAACCGGTATCCAGAAAGAACGCCCCTGTGCGGCAGGGGATTAAAAAGAGTTCAAAGCCCAAAAAGAACCCGGTAACTGCTCCTACAGAAGAACTCATAGACGAATACGAACAAACCATAAGAGAAGCAAGGGAAGCAAAGGGTCTTACCCAGGAAGAACTTGCTTCCAAGATAAAGGAAAAAGCATCCCTTATAAAAAAGATTGAGAAGGGAGACATCGTACCCGAGGATTCGGTACGTACAAAGCTTGAACATGCCCTTGATATCGAACTCACCGAGAAAGTGGGAGAAGACGACTGGGATACAAATACCCTGAACCGGGGTACTACTCTTGGGGATATAGTAACCATCAAGAAAAAATGAAGTGATATGATGCACCTCGAAAACAAGAAAGTCGGCATAATAGGGACTGGCAAGATGGGGCAAAGCCTGCTAAGAGGCATAATACGTGCAGGAAAAGCAAAACCTGCAAATATCTATGCCAGCGATGTTTATGAACCTGCACTGCAGGCGCTTAAAGATGAACTTGGAATAAACGTATCAACAAATAACTTTGATACAGTGGATAATTCAGACCTCATCATCCTTGCGGTCAAGCCCCAGATACTGCGCAATGTACTGAGAGGTTTTGCAGACCATATCAACGAAAACAAACTCATAATTTCAATTGCAGCAGGAGTTCCTGCAGCCACTATTGAAGAGGAGTTGCATGAAGATACAAGAGTAATTCGTGTGATGCCAAACATTGCCGCAACCGTAGGTGAAGCGGCCTCTGCAGTCAGTGCGGGGAAGAATGCATCCGCAGAAGATGCGGAAGTTGCAATGGAAATCTTTTCAAGCATGGGTTCTGCCGCCCTTGTGCCCGAACATCTAATGGATGCAGTTACAGGTGTTTCCGGAAGCGGGCCCGCATATATTTTCCCCGTAATCGAGGCTATGGCGGACGGTGGTGTGCTTGAGGGACTTGACAGGGAAAGTGCACAAAAACTGGCAGCCCAGACAGTACTAGGCGCAGCAAAGATGGTCCTTGAAACAAAAAAACATCCAGCAGAACTAAAGGACATGGTGACCTCTCCTGCAGGGACAACCATACACGGCGTTCATGCACTTGAGAAAAACGGAATAAGGGCAGCTTTCACAGATGCAGTGATGGCTTCTGCAAAACGCTCCCGTGAAATGGGGAAATAATTCCCCTACCTTTCCTGAAACGATACAAAAATTGATATAGTTTTATGATTTAATTAATTACAAAGCCTTCAACGGGGGGTTTGTATGAAATCCTTTGCGGTAATCAGGGGAGAAGACAAAAACAAAGTCAGGATTGCGCTGCACGATTTGCAGCAATACGGGAGCATGAAGTTCAGCTCCTGTCCAAAACGTATCGAACCAAACTATGCAGACACTCTTCTTGTAAAGGTCGTGGGAGTACCCTTGCGTTCAAATTGTAAGTTTGCAGCACTTGTGGGCCTGGAAAATAATGCCGGCTCTGCGATAAACAAACTGAGGAAAATACATCCACCAGCCCATATTGTAATAATAAGCCCCAGGCACGATGCTTACGAAGAATTAATGGATAATTCTGAAATCTATCCTGAATTCGAAATAAACAATTAATGCTTTTAAAAAACATTAAAAAATAAGTTTTCCTGCGAAAATTAAAGAAAATGGGGCCGGGACCGAGAATCGAACTCAGATCGTAGCCTCCACAGGGCTACAGGATAACCGCTACCCTACCCCGGCATTTTGAGAATACCCTACGCGAGGGTATCCTATACATGTATTTCTCTTAAATAAACTTTTCTCTGGATCAATCTTTCAGACGGGAAATTGCAAGCTGTGCGGCCTTTTCACCTGAGAGAAGCATCCCTCCAAAAACAGGACCCATCCGTGGAGAACCTGCAACGGCATTGGCAGCCATACCTGTAACTATCAAACCAGGATAAACCTCCCGGGTATTTTCCATTACAAGACGCTCACCAGTATCAGCCCACATTGGTTTTTCACCCACTACCCCCTTGCCACCAAAAGCTCCGGGAATCTTGCGCTGCACAGTATTGCATACAGTAGCCTCATGGCCGGTTCCATCAAGTACCAGGCGAGAGCGGATTGTGAGAGGATCAACATGAAGACGACCTATTTCAACTGCTGTCCAGTTAATAACAAGCCCGCATACCTCATCGTTATCCCGTATCATAACATCTTCAAAACTTACCAGATTGAATATCTCAACTCCTGCAGAAACTGCTGCACTTATGAGTTTACCCACGGTACCAACCGAGTTTGCCACATAGTAACCTTCTTCATACTCATGATAAGGCACATCAAAGTCATCAAGTATCCTGCGCGCTTCTTCCTGGACCACAATACGCGGGAACATCATGCCACCGCCCCACATACCGCCTCCTACAGATAGTTTCTTCTCAAAAAGTACAGTCTTTAATCCTGCTTCTGCAAGATAACGTGCAGCAACAAGGTTTGCCGGACCTCCGCCCACAAGGGCCACGTCAACATCAGTATAGTCCAGGAAAACATTGGTAAATTCTTCAACTATCGCTCGGGTAATAATTCTCTCATCAAGTTCCATGATCCTGCCTCAAATGCTGCTAATTCTCTCATTTGATAGGCCACATAGATATTAAAACTATTGGGATACAGGAAAAACAAGACCCCTGTCTATGAAATATATTGAAATATCCCTGGCAAAAAGTGCCAGATATTTATCGAAAAGAGATTAGATGCAGAAGTTGTATTGTAATGAATGCAAGAATGAAGCCCTTGAATAAGTATTTTTATTTCATCGCTGAAATCCCGGAATAATCACAATCAATTCTCGACATAAGATGAGACGGTTTGTTGGAAATCATGTATGTCTATTGGTTTGGATATATAACCCGCACATCCTGCATTAATAAATTTCTTATCATCGCCCCTCATTGCATGTGCTGTCAATGCAACTACAGGCGTATCTTTTGTATTTTCAATCTCTTTGAATTTTTCCAGAACTTCAAGGCCGTCCATTTTGGGCAGCTGCATATCAAGCAAGATGAGATCAAAAGCATTTTTCTCTACAACTTCAAGAGCCTGTGAACCGTCTTCTGCCTGCATTACTTCATATCCGTAAGACTCAAGCAAGTCCACTGTAAGTTCCATGTTCATTGGATTGTCTTCAACTACAAGAATTGTGGTCATTCTTAATACCTCTAAATATGATTTGATAATTATCGA from Methanohalophilus halophilus includes these protein-coding regions:
- a CDS encoding HD domain-containing protein; amino-acid sequence: MVSSRAIHDPVHKTILLTPLQKELVETPQVQRLRSIQQLGLVDIVYPGAKHSRFEHSLGTMHMASLIADALSLPQEDKVKVEVAGLLHDVGHSAYSHAVEDVLKRNPDIKPQYGGIIRENHEAFSEYVIRNCFANNGNIARKVEDELGQDPVDFFDQIALMATGKSSFLEKPYLGQLISGDIDADRIDFLLRDSYHTGISLGLIDVDQIIQNLSIRNGNIVLGRKEGCSYDEDMTLTVAESMLIARAHHYNAIVHHPHTQSARIMLLRALENALAIFGEKKDAESVNNQVGLFFTEYNDADLLYFIKTYGSNQAQQLISSVLAGNICDPIVRFNQKTLNPATRMALSTIARHGVAKKMFEEQLEKRIGDVFVDLSVASGVPRSTRVVVNGEDSFFYDESALANGLVRAISRQLSLVVFSPVDGVGCPESAQLKDVVGHTVDTLSPQLLRFIRQENYLPIEGLILLFYTVNSIFWKEEDGFISIPRLRNITWIYRMVQRFSEDVSLRNLFDYKFHRDYGFPYSNRVFEDIQLLVAMGIVDEDLRYYEKYNRFHQRYEYVLTMHGVKYGKQLSEAYGREFRELSKVLRQDKHSIPRDIVTIPARRYQQS
- a CDS encoding S-methyl-5-thioribose-1-phosphate isomerase, translating into MRTIQWNAENSTVRMIDQTLLPVEYREIECENLAQLCEAIKSLRVRGAPALAAAGAYGIALASKLSSANDMESLLEDLKNAARIILATRPTAINLGWGIHRVIKAVSEAYDTEGIRDIALNEAQAIADEDVQINKTLGKHGAALLEDGDTVMTHCNAGRLACVDWGTALGVVRSAVEQGKDINVIACETRPLNQGGRLTTWELMQDNIPVKLISDSMSGYVMRHELVDKVIVGADRITEDAVFNKIGTYSHAIVAMEHEIPFYVAAPASTFDFKGWEGSVKIEERSPDELRYMQGVQIAPEDVPVINPAFDSTPMEYIEAIITEKGIFRPPFLIDEVRT
- a CDS encoding preprotein translocase subunit Sec61beta, encoding MGKKKQSNNGLMSSAGLMRYYEEDKRAIHLDPKAVIVFGLLCGFAVLLLSASYGTWP
- a CDS encoding signal recognition particle protein Srp19, yielding MKDEGRLVIWPASIDRSKSRNEGRIISRKSSVKEPNLEEMEKAAASLDLNPEVQKDKAYPRSWWEKSGRILVDKNESRTTTARQISKTIKKVRQG
- the glmM gene encoding phosphoglucosamine mutase, which produces MGLFGTNGVRGIANEFITPKFAIDLARSLGTYLGEGKTVAIGRDTRISGEMLKAAAMSGLLSAGIKVIDIGTCPTPSVQYYVRDHADAGIVITASHNPREYNGIKLIDADGTEFSREGEKKVENIYNTGEFHTANWNLTGELNRDYNANDYYINGIISSVNSTEISAKQFRVAIDTGCGAGSLTLPLLLRKLGCEVITINAQPDGTFPWRNPEPTPDVLGELRDIVKNYDADLGVAQDGDADRAVFFDENGTFIDEEILLSMMAKYVLACKKGPIVTPVSSSRRMLDIAEKAGVKLHWTAVGSINVARRMMEIDAVFGGEGNGGLIFPEHQYCRDGAMACAKLLDIMAAGVKPSQMAANVPEYHNAKTKLKCGDLDKTLENVASRVQGEGIEIDATDGFKIWYEDGWLLIRPSGTEPIVRVFAEAKTDQKAKELLERGEKIVLASIQD
- a CDS encoding endonuclease dU — its product is MPFSLFHIKPEIRILGIDDSALVSERILVVGTFFRGGMWLDGVLSTYITRDGMDATDSLIRMISASKHRNQARVIMLDGVTYGGFNPIDIVRLNESTGMGVIVLMRSMPDFENIKNALYHLEYPDERFEIIKKAGRISRVVTSHSHTPVYIQCAGIDEMSATRIVQLSATHSNIPEPLRVAHLIATGIICGESCGKP
- a CDS encoding proteasome-activating nucleotidase, translated to MNETSDDTINQGNYGFKNMSDVEYDYMGSEGDEDFSKYLLDRMKQLESRNSKLKEQCDQIESEKKYVESQKVKYEREVRKLRSEINKLKTVPLIVANIIDVIDSNKVLIRSSSGPQFMVGVSQYIDESRLVAGVRVALNQQTLSIVDVLPSTEEPEVSAMEVLESQDMSYEDIGGLDHQIQDIIECVELPLIKPESFERVGVEPPKGVLLHGPPGTGKTMMAKAVAHRTDATFIRVVGSELVQKYIGEGSRLVREVFDMARKKAPSIIFIDELDAIAATRLSDTNGADREVQRTLMQLLAEMDGFENRGDIRIIAATNRVDILDPAIIRPGRFDRMVEVPMPDKEARSLILRIHSRGLSLARDVDFDKLATLTENTSGADLHALTTEAGMFAVRNDRDSVTMADFMDAIDKVLKPRQPQVNEHPGAMFA
- a CDS encoding multiprotein bridging factor aMBF1 is translated as MQCEICGAEIKGEPFKINVEGSELNACNRCSQYGTSVSTRKPVSRKNAPVRQGIKKSSKPKKNPVTAPTEELIDEYEQTIREAREAKGLTQEELASKIKEKASLIKKIEKGDIVPEDSVRTKLEHALDIELTEKVGEDDWDTNTLNRGTTLGDIVTIKKK
- the proC gene encoding pyrroline-5-carboxylate reductase codes for the protein MHLENKKVGIIGTGKMGQSLLRGIIRAGKAKPANIYASDVYEPALQALKDELGINVSTNNFDTVDNSDLIILAVKPQILRNVLRGFADHINENKLIISIAAGVPAATIEEELHEDTRVIRVMPNIAATVGEAASAVSAGKNASAEDAEVAMEIFSSMGSAALVPEHLMDAVTGVSGSGPAYIFPVIEAMADGGVLEGLDRESAQKLAAQTVLGAAKMVLETKKHPAELKDMVTSPAGTTIHGVHALEKNGIRAAFTDAVMASAKRSREMGK
- a CDS encoding DUF356 domain-containing protein yields the protein MKSFAVIRGEDKNKVRIALHDLQQYGSMKFSSCPKRIEPNYADTLLVKVVGVPLRSNCKFAALVGLENNAGSAINKLRKIHPPAHIVIISPRHDAYEELMDNSEIYPEFEINN
- a CDS encoding sulfide-dependent adenosine diphosphate thiazole synthase, which encodes MELDERIITRAIVEEFTNVFLDYTDVDVALVGGGPANLVAARYLAEAGLKTVLFEKKLSVGGGMWGGGMMFPRIVVQEEARRILDDFDVPYHEYEEGYYVANSVGTVGKLISAAVSAGVEIFNLVSFEDVMIRDNDEVCGLVINWTAVEIGRLHVDPLTIRSRLVLDGTGHEATVCNTVQRKIPGAFGGKGVVGEKPMWADTGERLVMENTREVYPGLIVTGMAANAVAGSPRMGPVFGGMLLSGEKAAQLAISRLKD
- a CDS encoding response regulator, which encodes MTTILVVEDNPMNMELTVDLLESYGYEVMQAEDGSQALEVVEKNAFDLILLDMQLPKMDGLEVLEKFKEIENTKDTPVVALTAHAMRGDDKKFINAGCAGYISKPIDIHDFQQTVSSYVEN